In Felis catus isolate Fca126 chromosome A3, F.catus_Fca126_mat1.0, whole genome shotgun sequence, a single genomic region encodes these proteins:
- the LOC123384294 gene encoding putative zinc finger protein 840, which yields MTRALHKQAQVRAGLADRVGADLSEGGVASQESAFSQEEEEEERKMALSFLKVISQESVKFRDVAVIFSPDQWAYLSPEERQLYKDVMLDNCDYLVSLGHWTYKAEVISSLKQGKDLLMVEREVTGAPCPACQPALASYHALSESVTGIRPSCHHAKYQKFCTFVQPYDCEGCGMAFSHLSHLTGHRRIHTVQKAHKPGQNARAFRHPSSFTTLQRLSILDKHLECSQCGKTFNGTSKFIQHQDAHSSLKPYKCGVCQKAFRFLSSFNVHHRLHVGKRPNLILHQKPHSRKKLFACKSCGRAFDSFAEKMQHQKIHVRKQCYTCNYCKKDFSPYSQFVLHQRVHTGERPYKCNDCDKSYKSSSNLKKHQKIHTGEKSFSCDSCEKAFTQLIDLQRHQHVHTGEKQYICSSCKKTFVRFSDLTQHQRSHTGERPYKCNVCDKTFKYQSSVMKHQKTHSEERPFTCPECQKAFRFCSDFNRHKNIHTKEKLYKCGECQKVFNNNSNLNKHMKIHTGEKPFVCNQCGKAFSLNSKLTRHQKTHDKKKP from the exons ATGACCCGGGCTCTACATAAGCAGGCTCAGGTGCGTGCCGGGCTTGCTGACCGTGTTGGAGCTGACCTCTCCGAGGGGG GTGTGGCTTCCCAGGAGTCTGCTTTCtcccaagaggaggaggaggaggaaagaaaaatggctctTTCATTTCTCAAGGTGATATCACAG GAGTCTGTGAAATTTAGAGACGTGGCTGTGATCTTTTCTCCGGACCAGTGGGCTTATCTGAGCCCTGAAGAGAGACAGTTGTATAAGGATGTGATGCTGGATAACTGTGATTACCTTGTGTCTTTGG GACACTGGACTTACAAGGCGGAAGTCATATCCTCTTTGAAGCAAGGCAAAGACCTCTTGATGGTAGAGAGAGAAGTGACCGGTGCTCCGTGCCCAG CATGTCAGCCAGCACTGGCCAGTTATCATGCCCTTAGTGAATCTGTGACTGGCATCAGACCGAGCTGTCACCATGCGAAATATCAAAAGTTCTGTACTTTTGTCCAGCCTTATGACTGTGAGGGCTGCGGCATGGCGTTCAGCCACCTCTCCCATCTTACTGGACATCGGAGAATTCACACAGTGCAGAAAGCCCACAAACCGGGCCAAAACGCAAGGGCCTTCAGACATCCCTCATCCTTTACAACGCTTCAAAGACTCTCTATTCTGGATAAGCACTTGGAGTGTAGCCAGTGCGGAAAAACCTTTAACGGGACTTCCAAGTTTATTCAGCACCAGGATGCGCACAGCAGTCTGAAGCCCTACAAGTGTGGTGTGTGTCAAAAGGCCTTCAGGTTTCTCTCCTCCTTTAACGTTCACCACAGGCTTCACGTCGGCAAGAGACCAAACCTGATCCTCCACCAAAAACCTCATTCTCGAAAGAAACTCTTTGCCTGCAAGTCTTGTGGAAGGGCCTTTGACAGTTTCGCAGAGAAAATGCAGCACCAAAAAATTCACGTGAGAAAGCAATGCTACACGTGTAACTATTGCAAAAAGGACTTCAGCCCATACTCACAGTTTGTCCTCCATCAGAGAGTTCATACCGGAGAGAGACCCTACAAATGTAATGACTGTGACAAGTCCTACAAGAGCAGCTCCAATCttaaaaaacatcagaaaattcacactggagagaagtcCTTTTCATGCGACAGCTGTGAAAAGGCCTTTACCCAGCTCATCGATCTGCAGCGTCATCAACAcgttcacactggagagaaacagTACATCTGTAGCAGTTGTAAAAAGACCTTTGTCCGTTTCTCAGACCTAACTCAACATCAAAGAAGTCATACTGGAGAGAGGCCATACAAGTGTAATGTTTGTGACAAAACCTTTAAGTATCAGTCAAGCGTCATGAAACATCAGAAAACTCATTCTGAAGAGCGGCCCTTTACGTGTCCTGAATGCCAAAAGGCCTTTCGCTTCTGCTCAGATTTTAACCGGCATAAAAACATTCATACCAAAGAAAAACTCTATAAATGTGGTGAATGTCAAAAGGTCTTTAACAATAACTCAAATcttaacaaacacatgaaaatccatactggagagaaaccttttgTATGTAACCAATGTGGAAAAGCTTTTAGCCTAAACTCCAAACTTACTCGACATCAGAAAACTCATGATAAAAAGAAACCCTGA